A window from Gemmatimonadota bacterium encodes these proteins:
- a CDS encoding ATP-grasp domain-containing protein has product MRSIGSSWWKWTVSGYNNTLFWKGKMNYFRSNRFLNTLPDWETGEPIEGALENYLPRVRALLHRMDNPQARFDSVIVGGTNGKGTVSYLLAELLRAAGFRVGLYTSPHLHTVRERICVDGEVLARDVWAEGVAHFYEKSRDFEREGWGAFSKFEALTVLATHHFARANVDWAVFEVGLGGQFDATNAWDSKVAVLTAIHLDHVDVLGNTLCEIAADKVHIARSGRPLFTGSGQVAEVLKLLERECALRGAVLQVVDEEMDDMADRPVTFRENAALSVAVARHIVDGRGMALPDERVRDVVLNLALPGRFEVVRKTLILDGAHNPDAVRALVRDLQVLSDKWRFVVGVNKGHDARGILQALSPIAAEVVLTQSAHPKAISVASLRSLVPEGLCVRCETGGLDFLTEVSQQPTCVLGSLHLVALAREVLDLPGEADSFGEDVILESLRCLEIACRQLGVGYEAVSADGNVIRVEREGKPLYFLRNKHPFNDYVSGKLAEDKGYQYEVFGRANITVPRTMTVFNPLSDRRFDRYKTHASVADIVSDVVQHMSFPVVLKRNRGSMARGVYLETNAEDLHSRLQDLCVESSLFDNVLLIQAYVEGPEYRIVGSEDELLLAYEKQNDSDIEGEDINPLHRAGGRAVVVEDEELLAGFRALTQALNRVLDLGFYAVDLIVSSNDFFVLEVNPNPICHFYNADNGRGDFVQIYQYLIRKYLL; this is encoded by the coding sequence ATGCGTTCCATCGGTTCCTCCTGGTGGAAATGGACGGTTTCAGGGTACAATAATACGTTATTTTGGAAGGGAAAGATGAACTATTTTCGGAGCAATCGGTTTCTCAATACGCTGCCCGATTGGGAAACGGGTGAGCCGATAGAAGGTGCGCTGGAAAATTATTTGCCGCGCGTGCGCGCTCTGTTGCATCGCATGGATAATCCCCAGGCGCGGTTTGACTCTGTTATTGTGGGGGGTACAAATGGCAAGGGTACGGTGAGTTATTTGCTGGCTGAGTTGTTGCGGGCAGCGGGTTTTCGCGTGGGGCTTTATACGTCGCCGCATTTGCACACGGTGCGCGAGCGGATATGCGTTGATGGCGAGGTGCTCGCGCGCGATGTGTGGGCCGAAGGCGTCGCACATTTTTACGAGAAAAGCCGCGATTTTGAGCGCGAAGGCTGGGGTGCATTTAGCAAGTTTGAGGCGCTCACGGTTTTGGCAACGCATCATTTTGCGCGGGCCAATGTGGATTGGGCTGTTTTTGAAGTGGGGCTGGGTGGACAATTTGACGCGACCAATGCGTGGGATTCAAAAGTTGCTGTGTTGACGGCTATTCATCTGGATCATGTGGATGTGTTGGGCAATACGCTGTGTGAGATTGCGGCGGATAAGGTACATATTGCGCGTTCGGGAAGGCCGCTGTTTACGGGGTCAGGGCAGGTAGCCGAGGTTTTGAAGTTGTTGGAAAGGGAATGTGCGCTTCGGGGTGCGGTGTTGCAGGTGGTCGATGAGGAAATGGACGATATGGCGGATCGACCGGTTACTTTTCGGGAGAATGCCGCGCTGTCGGTTGCTGTGGCGCGTCATATTGTAGATGGGCGCGGGATGGCGTTGCCCGATGAGCGGGTGCGGGATGTGGTTTTGAATCTGGCTCTGCCCGGGCGCTTTGAGGTGGTTCGGAAGACGTTGATTTTAGATGGTGCCCACAATCCGGATGCGGTTCGCGCTTTGGTGCGCGATTTGCAAGTTCTATCGGATAAGTGGCGATTTGTGGTGGGTGTTAATAAGGGGCACGATGCACGGGGTATTTTGCAGGCACTTTCGCCCATAGCTGCCGAAGTTGTTTTGACGCAGTCGGCGCATCCCAAAGCCATTTCTGTGGCGAGCTTGAGATCGCTGGTTCCAGAGGGGCTGTGCGTGCGGTGTGAGACTGGGGGATTGGATTTTTTGACTGAGGTGTCCCAACAGCCTACGTGCGTACTCGGGTCGCTGCATCTGGTGGCGTTGGCACGCGAGGTGTTGGATTTGCCCGGGGAGGCGGATAGTTTTGGCGAGGATGTGATTTTAGAGAGTTTGCGGTGTCTTGAAATCGCGTGTCGGCAGTTGGGCGTGGGATATGAGGCGGTGTCGGCAGATGGCAATGTGATTCGGGTGGAGAGAGAGGGAAAGCCGCTGTATTTTTTGCGAAATAAACATCCGTTTAACGATTATGTTTCTGGAAAATTGGCAGAAGATAAGGGGTATCAATACGAGGTGTTTGGTCGGGCGAATATCACAGTGCCCAGGACGATGACGGTGTTCAATCCTCTATCTGACCGGCGGTTTGATCGGTATAAGACGCATGCTTCTGTGGCAGATATTGTGAGTGATGTGGTGCAACATATGTCTTTTCCAGTTGTGCTGAAACGCAATCGCGGATCTATGGCACGGGGCGTGTATTTGGAGACGAATGCAGAGGATTTGCATTCGCGCTTGCAAGACTTGTGTGTGGAAAGCAGCCTGTTTGACAATGTGTTGTTGATCCAGGCGTATGTTGAGGGTCCTGAGTATCGCATTGTGGGCAGTGAGGATGAGTTGTTGCTCGCATATGAAAAGCAAAATGATTCAGATATTGAGGGAGAGGACATCAATCCCCTGCATCGGGCGGGGGGCAGGGCGGTTGTGGTCGAGGATGAGGAATTATTGGCGGGTTTTCGCGCGTTGACACAGGCGTTAAATCGGGTGCTGGATTTGGGTTTTTACGCGGTTGATTTGATCGTCAGTTCCAATGATTTTTTTGTTTTGGAAGTGAATCCCAATCCTATATGTCACTTTTACAATGCGGATAATGGACGAGGCGATTTTGTGCAGATTTATCAGTATCTGATACGAAAATATTTGCTGTAG